A window of Campylobacter lari subsp. lari contains these coding sequences:
- a CDS encoding proline--tRNA ligase, with protein sequence MMKFSKFYAISTKENPKDATLPSHIFLVKGAFVEQIGSGLYNFLPLGKRVLDKIKNIIKEEMDKAGALEVNLSFNTPAELWKESGRFNVFGKELLRFKDRKENDFVLGPTHEEAMVALVRNKITSYKQLPLHLYQIGLKFRDEARPRFGLLRCREFLMKDGYSFHASEADLDKEFNLMHETYSKILTRLGLDFRAVEADSGAIGGSGSKEFMVLAKNGEDDILLCEHCDYAANIEAAKRAKKTCTDERPEADFATQFHTPNVKTIEELANFFKINPYYTIKAVVKKAIYENEEKIIVFFIRGDDELQEVKALNAANALELVDVSEEELEKAGLVPGFVGFIGLNGVDFYIDHELENETNMIIGANKKDYHLVGINVVNLNKERFKDLAAVKEHDLCPKCQHKLKQSKGIEVGHIFKLGNKYSKAMNASYLDENGKAQFFTMGCYGMGVSRLVAVAIEASHDEKGCIWNKTLAPFVLDIIVSNIKDTKAMEFAEQIYTHFKDKEILFDDRNERFGVKINDFELMGFPYALVIGKSLVNDEVELIHRNTLEKQVLKTQEVISHLEKIL encoded by the coding sequence ATCATGAAATTTAGTAAATTTTATGCCATAAGCACAAAAGAAAATCCAAAAGATGCTACCCTGCCAAGTCATATATTTTTAGTTAAAGGTGCCTTTGTAGAACAAATTGGAAGTGGCTTGTATAATTTTTTACCTTTGGGAAAAAGAGTTTTAGATAAGATTAAAAATATCATCAAAGAAGAAATGGATAAAGCAGGGGCTTTAGAAGTAAATTTAAGTTTTAATACTCCAGCCGAACTTTGGAAAGAAAGTGGGAGATTTAATGTTTTTGGTAAAGAGCTTTTACGCTTTAAAGATAGAAAAGAAAATGACTTTGTTTTAGGGCCAACCCATGAAGAAGCTATGGTAGCTTTAGTAAGAAATAAAATCACTTCTTACAAACAACTTCCTTTACATTTATATCAAATAGGACTTAAATTTAGAGATGAAGCTAGACCTAGATTTGGACTTTTAAGATGTAGGGAATTTTTAATGAAAGATGGCTATAGCTTTCATGCTAGCGAAGCTGATTTAGATAAAGAATTTAATCTTATGCATGAAACTTATAGTAAAATTCTTACAAGATTAGGGCTTGATTTTAGGGCTGTTGAAGCTGATAGTGGAGCTATTGGTGGTAGTGGTTCGAAAGAATTTATGGTTTTAGCTAAAAATGGCGAGGATGATATATTATTATGTGAGCATTGTGATTATGCTGCAAATATCGAAGCAGCAAAAAGAGCTAAAAAAACTTGTACTGATGAGAGACCAGAAGCTGATTTTGCTACACAATTTCACACTCCAAATGTAAAAACTATAGAAGAATTAGCTAATTTTTTTAAAATCAATCCTTACTATACTATCAAAGCAGTAGTAAAAAAAGCGATTTATGAAAATGAAGAAAAAATTATAGTATTTTTTATACGCGGTGATGATGAATTACAAGAAGTTAAAGCACTAAATGCAGCAAATGCATTAGAATTAGTTGATGTAAGTGAAGAAGAATTAGAAAAAGCAGGTTTAGTACCAGGATTTGTCGGCTTTATAGGATTAAATGGTGTTGATTTTTATATTGATCATGAGCTTGAAAACGAAACAAATATGATTATTGGAGCAAATAAAAAAGATTATCATTTAGTCGGAATCAATGTTGTAAATTTAAACAAAGAACGCTTTAAAGATCTTGCAGCAGTTAAAGAGCATGATCTTTGTCCAAAATGCCAGCATAAGCTTAAGCAAAGCAAGGGTATTGAAGTAGGGCATATTTTTAAACTTGGAAATAAATACTCAAAAGCAATGAATGCAAGCTATTTAGATGAAAATGGTAAAGCTCAATTTTTTACTATGGGTTGTTATGGCATGGGTGTTAGTCGTTTGGTTGCGGTTGCCATAGAAGCAAGCCATGATGAAAAAGGTTGTATTTGGAATAAAACTCTAGCTCCTTTTGTTTTAGATATCATCGTTTCTAATATAAAAGATACAAAAGCTATGGAATTTGCTGAGCAAATTTACACTCATTTTAAAGATAAAGAGATTTTATTTGATGATAGAAATGAGCGTTTTGGTGTGAAGATTAATGATTTTGAATTAATGGGCTTTCCTTATGCTTTAGTTATAGGTAAGAGTTTAGTAAATGATGAAGTAGAATTAATCCATAGAAATACCTTAGAAAAACAAGTTTTAAAAACCCAAGAAGTAATTTCGCACTTAGAGAAAATTCTATGA
- the hemA gene encoding glutamyl-tRNA reductase, with amino-acid sequence MHYYCISFTHKNTDIATREKLSFSNEDKKRELLKLIHTNNKILESLVLSTCNRVEIFLFVGDVESINEHILKTLSLLCGVDRENLSTKADFYEDSGAIHHLFSVASSLDSLVIGETQIAGQLKDAYKFALQEQRCGVHITRAVHYAFKCAANVRNQTEISKNPISVASVAVAKAKELVNLENKTAVVVGAGEMSELACKHLLNAKAKVLILNRDIQNAQKLCEDLGENASYESIANLKEALNQYEIFFSATNAPHAIITNDLLEEKDYRRYFFDIAVPRDIDVKANEKNIVYAVDDLEEVVRKNLTLREHQAQIAYSIVGTMTNEFFQHLSKLATLPLVKQLRLQADEIAKEQLQKAIDKGYLKHSNHEEARKLIRQVMNAFLHHPSVNLKKLSGTMQNDSVINAMRYVFDLKNEKMEGLNLYKCEFNLENNHEI; translated from the coding sequence ATGCATTATTATTGCATCAGTTTTACACATAAAAATACAGATATTGCTACTAGAGAAAAACTTTCCTTTTCTAATGAAGACAAAAAAAGAGAATTGCTAAAGCTAATCCATACTAATAATAAAATTTTAGAAAGCTTAGTACTTAGTACTTGCAATAGGGTTGAAATTTTTCTTTTTGTAGGAGATGTTGAAAGCATTAATGAGCATATTTTAAAAACACTTAGTTTGCTTTGTGGGGTTGATAGAGAAAATTTAAGCACCAAGGCTGATTTTTACGAAGATAGCGGAGCTATTCATCATTTATTTTCTGTAGCAAGCTCACTTGATAGCTTGGTTATTGGTGAAACGCAAATTGCTGGGCAATTAAAAGATGCTTATAAATTTGCCCTGCAAGAGCAAAGATGCGGTGTACATATAACTAGAGCAGTGCATTATGCTTTTAAATGTGCGGCAAATGTTAGAAATCAAACTGAAATTTCTAAAAATCCTATTTCAGTTGCTTCGGTGGCGGTGGCAAAAGCTAAAGAGCTTGTAAATTTAGAAAATAAAACTGCTGTTGTAGTAGGTGCAGGGGAAATGAGTGAGCTAGCCTGTAAGCATTTATTAAATGCTAAGGCTAAAGTATTGATATTAAATAGAGATATACAAAATGCCCAAAAACTTTGCGAAGATTTAGGTGAAAATGCAAGCTATGAAAGTATTGCAAATTTAAAAGAAGCACTAAATCAATATGAGATATTTTTTAGTGCCACAAACGCTCCACATGCTATCATAACCAATGATTTATTAGAAGAAAAAGATTATAGAAGATATTTTTTTGATATAGCAGTGCCTAGGGATATTGATGTAAAAGCAAATGAAAAAAATATAGTTTATGCTGTTGATGATTTAGAAGAAGTTGTAAGAAAAAATTTAACTCTAAGAGAACACCAAGCCCAAATTGCTTATTCTATAGTAGGTACTATGACAAATGAGTTTTTTCAACATCTAAGCAAACTAGCAACCTTGCCTTTAGTTAAGCAATTACGCTTACAAGCTGATGAAATCGCTAAAGAACAATTACAAAAGGCTATAGATAAAGGATATTTAAAACACTCAAACCATGAAGAAGCAAGAAAGCTTATAAGGCAAGTAATGAATGCATTTTTACATCATCCTAGTGTAAATTTAAAAAAACTAAGTGGAACTATGCAAAATGATTCAGTAATTAATGCCATGCGTTATGTGTTTGATTTAAAAAATGAAAAAATGGAAGGTTTAAACCTTTATAAATGTGAATTTAATTTGGAGAATAATCATGAAATTTAG
- a CDS encoding polyprenyl synthetase family protein: MQKIDQYMHEFLSELNYKPILIMSSKLQGGKKLRSKLLLKIAGESDISYKICAIIELIHAASLLHDDVIDEAKLRRGVKSINAQFGAKNAIMLGDILYSKAFYELSLIDLKLAKIISNAVVMLSVGELMDVNLSETFNTDKNAYLQMIYNKTAVLIEASARCGALLANLNEDDFAEYGKNLGLAFQIVDDILDIKGDEQTLGKPAMNDFKEGKTTLAYMYLHEKLDSQDQKTLKSYYKKDLSVDELAWIKNKMQEHEIFNQVGQELNTYANNALKAIKKYNIKDLEDIIKSMIEREF; the protein is encoded by the coding sequence GTGCAAAAGATCGATCAATATATGCATGAATTTTTATCTGAATTAAACTACAAGCCTATTTTAATCATGAGTTCAAAACTTCAAGGTGGTAAAAAATTACGCTCAAAACTACTTTTAAAAATAGCTGGGGAAAGTGATATTAGCTATAAAATCTGTGCTATTATAGAGTTAATTCATGCTGCAAGCTTATTGCATGATGATGTGATTGATGAAGCAAAATTAAGAAGAGGTGTAAAGTCTATTAATGCACAATTTGGAGCCAAAAATGCTATCATGCTTGGAGATATTTTATACTCAAAAGCCTTTTATGAGCTTTCTTTGATTGATCTAAAATTAGCAAAAATCATTTCTAATGCTGTTGTTATGCTTTCTGTTGGTGAATTAATGGATGTAAATTTAAGTGAAACTTTCAATACTGATAAAAACGCTTATTTACAAATGATATATAACAAAACAGCCGTTTTAATCGAAGCTAGTGCAAGATGTGGGGCATTACTTGCTAATTTAAATGAAGATGATTTTGCTGAATATGGTAAAAATTTAGGTTTAGCTTTTCAAATTGTAGATGATATTTTAGATATTAAAGGTGATGAACAAACCTTAGGTAAACCTGCTATGAATGATTTTAAAGAAGGTAAAACCACTCTTGCTTATATGTATTTGCACGAAAAATTAGACTCACAAGATCAAAAAACACTTAAGTCTTACTACAAGAAAGATTTAAGTGTAGATGAGCTTGCTTGGATTAAAAATAAAATGCAAGAGCATGAAATTTTTAATCAAGTTGGCCAAGAACTAAACACTTATGCAAATAATGCGCTAAAAGCTATAAAAAAATACAATATAAAAGATTTAGAAGATATTATTAAAAGCATGATAGAAAGGGAATTTTAA
- a CDS encoding DUF2018 family protein, whose product MDIFDEMFTKTPKEKFIETIKHANLGALENVLEKLLADHIAMIELLEKNNLNENDVANFQMENSLLIDERKNDFYIGLSAQILGHEG is encoded by the coding sequence ATGGATATTTTTGATGAGATGTTTACAAAAACTCCTAAAGAAAAATTTATAGAAACTATAAAACATGCAAATTTGGGTGCTTTAGAAAATGTTTTAGAAAAGTTATTAGCTGATCATATAGCTATGATAGAACTTTTAGAAAAAAATAATTTAAATGAAAATGATGTAGCAAATTTTCAAATGGAAAATTCACTCTTAATAGATGAGAGAAAAAATGATTTTTACATAGGCTTAAGCGCTCAAATTTTAGGGCATGAGGGTTAA
- a CDS encoding HAD family hydrolase yields the protein MINVIFDMDGTLIDSANAIVCAVNEIRADLNLEPLKREFILDTINTPGQNYAKIFYGVDTYSHTSFKEGYEKYFIKHYDQSVVLFDGVLEVLEFCKKNDCYLAIATNAPQESLVPILKKQNILSYFDKILGVSYGIEAKPDPMMLRLIADEAKYEKSIFIGDSLKDRLCAKNAKMDYIHISWQKEIKNLDEANDKTTLIDKIQIHMKG from the coding sequence TTGATAAATGTAATTTTTGACATGGATGGAACGCTTATAGATAGTGCTAATGCTATAGTATGCGCGGTAAATGAAATAAGAGCGGATTTAAATTTAGAACCTTTAAAAAGAGAGTTTATTTTAGATACTATCAATACTCCTGGGCAAAATTATGCTAAGATTTTTTATGGGGTTGATACTTACTCTCATACTAGCTTTAAAGAAGGCTATGAAAAATATTTCATAAAACATTATGATCAAAGCGTGGTACTTTTTGATGGTGTGCTTGAGGTTTTGGAATTTTGTAAAAAAAATGATTGCTATTTAGCTATAGCTACTAATGCGCCTCAAGAAAGCTTGGTGCCTATTTTAAAAAAACAAAACATTCTTTCATATTTTGATAAAATATTAGGTGTTAGTTATGGTATAGAAGCTAAACCTGATCCTATGATGCTAAGATTAATCGCAGATGAAGCAAAATATGAAAAAAGTATTTTCATAGGCGATAGTTTAAAAGATAGACTTTGTGCTAAAAATGCTAAGATGGATTATATACATATTTCTTGGCAAAAAGAAATTAAAAACTTAGATGAAGCTAACGATAAAACTACTTTAATAGATAAAATTCAAATTCACATGAAAGGTTAG
- a CDS encoding cation:proton antiporter domain-containing protein → MDAFITLFLTAVAVAVVLNVILKKFGIPTIIGYIATGLFVREFYGFSTNEIIIHVAEFGIVFLMFTIGLEFSFKHLLAMKKEVFLNGSLQMLTCGLVCTLLVTYILGIASHIAMIAGFALALSSTAIVLKILNDSGDINEEYGRKALGILLFQDIAVIPLLLMIDIFSSQNADISKLLFTTLVSAVILLVLLYFIGKYLFTYVLKFIIKTNANEIFIATILFTVIGASFLAHSFGFSYSLGAFIAGALIAETKYKHKIEADLVPFRDLLLGFFFISVGLQIDFHIVFENWFLIFVFVSLVLLIKFVVIYGLLILYTRKRVALKTALSISQIGEFALAVFSLMQVNSLIDEKTAQIFIIVSIITMVATPFILNNLRKIANAAEGEQSDMAKFYLCDQKMKDHFIIFGYTRLGQEVVQKIKKTGIPYLVLESDLNLVELGRSRNENVFFANVAQVETLKVANIEECSVAIITISNEAKLDMLYQVLSNFNKPIQTVLKTSGMGAKIIFPHTDKHLHIVDAEASIARNLVQEALQCRINTSAAE, encoded by the coding sequence GTGGATGCTTTTATAACTTTATTTTTAACTGCAGTAGCAGTTGCGGTTGTACTTAATGTTATACTTAAAAAATTTGGAATTCCAACTATTATAGGCTATATAGCCACAGGTTTGTTTGTGCGTGAATTTTATGGTTTTAGTACTAATGAAATCATTATCCATGTGGCTGAGTTTGGTATAGTTTTTTTAATGTTTACTATAGGACTTGAGTTTTCATTTAAACATCTTTTAGCTATGAAAAAAGAGGTGTTTTTAAATGGTAGTTTGCAAATGCTAACTTGTGGTTTGGTTTGTACTTTGCTTGTAACTTATATTTTAGGTATAGCAAGCCATATAGCAATGATAGCAGGTTTTGCCCTAGCTTTATCCTCCACGGCTATAGTTTTAAAAATACTTAATGATAGTGGCGATATCAATGAAGAATATGGCAGAAAAGCTTTGGGAATTTTGCTTTTTCAAGATATTGCCGTGATACCACTGCTGTTAATGATTGATATATTTAGTTCTCAAAATGCTGATATTTCAAAGCTTTTATTTACAACCTTAGTTAGTGCTGTGATTTTACTTGTTTTACTTTATTTTATAGGAAAATACCTTTTTACTTATGTTTTAAAATTTATTATCAAAACTAATGCAAATGAAATTTTTATCGCTACCATACTTTTTACCGTAATAGGAGCAAGCTTTTTAGCGCATTCATTTGGTTTTTCTTACTCGCTTGGAGCATTCATAGCTGGAGCTTTGATTGCTGAAACTAAATATAAACATAAAATAGAAGCAGATTTAGTTCCTTTTAGGGATTTGCTTTTAGGGTTTTTCTTTATCAGTGTTGGTTTGCAAATTGATTTTCATATAGTTTTTGAAAATTGGTTTTTGATTTTTGTTTTTGTAAGCTTAGTATTGTTGATAAAATTTGTAGTAATTTATGGTCTTTTAATCCTTTATACAAGAAAAAGAGTAGCTTTAAAAACTGCTTTGAGTATTTCTCAAATTGGAGAATTTGCTCTAGCGGTATTTTCGCTAATGCAAGTAAATTCACTTATAGATGAAAAAACGGCACAAATTTTCATTATAGTTTCTATCATCACTATGGTTGCAACACCTTTTATTTTAAACAATCTTAGAAAAATAGCCAATGCAGCTGAAGGTGAGCAAAGTGATATGGCTAAATTTTATCTATGTGATCAAAAAATGAAAGATCATTTTATCATTTTTGGTTATACAAGATTAGGACAAGAAGTGGTGCAAAAGATTAAAAAAACAGGTATTCCATATCTAGTTTTAGAAAGTGATTTAAATTTAGTTGAGCTTGGGCGTAGTAGAAATGAAAATGTATTTTTTGCAAATGTAGCCCAAGTAGAAACACTAAAGGTGGCCAATATAGAAGAATGCTCAGTTGCTATTATAACTATAAGCAATGAAGCTAAACTTGATATGCTCTATCAAGTACTTTCTAATTTCAATAAACCTATACAAACGGTTTTAAAAACAAGCGGTATGGGTGCTAAGATCATTTTTCCGCACACTGATAAACACTTACACATTGTAGATGCTGAAGCTTCAATAGCTAGAAATTTAGTGCAAGAAGCATTACAATGTAGAATCAATACAAGTGCAGCAGAATGA
- a CDS encoding heat shock protein transcriptional repressor HspR, translating to MQHSYDEPVYLISVVAKVLSIHPQTLRQYEKEGLVEPSRTDGKMRLYSQKDIDRIKMILRLTRDLGVNLAGVDVILKLKTKMDEFENIIEELRLELDKKNNPSKSRAVVKHRSNFDLIFLEKIK from the coding sequence ATGCAGCATAGTTATGATGAACCAGTTTATTTAATCAGTGTTGTAGCAAAAGTTTTAAGCATACATCCTCAAACCTTAAGACAATATGAAAAAGAAGGTTTAGTTGAACCAAGTAGAACAGATGGAAAAATGAGGCTTTATTCTCAAAAGGATATAGATAGAATCAAAATGATTTTACGCCTTACAAGAGATCTTGGTGTAAATTTAGCTGGGGTTGATGTGATATTAAAGCTAAAAACAAAAATGGATGAGTTTGAAAATATTATTGAAGAATTAAGATTAGAGCTTGATAAAAAAAACAATCCTTCAAAATCAAGAGCAGTAGTAAAACACAGAAGCAATTTTGACTTAATTTTTTTAGAAAAAATAAAATAA
- a CDS encoding DnaJ C-terminal domain-containing protein: MSNSLYETLGVSKNASADEIKKAYRKLARQYHPDINKEAGAEEKFKEINAAYEILSDEKKRAQYDQYGDSMFGGQSFQDFSRSAGGADINDILRNIFGGGFGGGGFSSSNNFRGGFGGFGGFEEDLDLQASIKIPFEKGILGGEHSIMINKEQVKIKIPHGIKDGEKLRIRNKGKTFNNQRGDLILKVELEKSNEYEREDDDLYKKVEISLKTALFGDKISVNTPRKEVKITIPPNSKNNQKIRLKGYGVQNRKTDIYGDMYLILNVKLPDTSTLDPEFLKILEEKLP; this comes from the coding sequence ATGAGTAATAGTTTATATGAAACGCTTGGTGTTTCAAAAAATGCTAGTGCAGATGAAATAAAAAAAGCTTATAGAAAATTAGCAAGACAATACCACCCAGATATCAACAAAGAAGCAGGTGCTGAAGAAAAATTTAAAGAAATTAACGCTGCTTATGAAATTTTAAGTGATGAGAAAAAAAGAGCCCAATATGATCAATATGGTGATTCTATGTTTGGCGGCCAAAGTTTTCAGGATTTTTCAAGAAGCGCAGGTGGAGCAGACATTAATGATATATTAAGAAATATTTTTGGTGGTGGCTTTGGCGGAGGTGGCTTTAGCTCTAGTAATAATTTTAGAGGTGGCTTTGGGGGTTTTGGAGGCTTTGAAGAGGATTTAGACTTGCAAGCTAGTATAAAAATTCCTTTTGAAAAGGGAATTTTAGGCGGTGAGCACTCTATAATGATAAATAAAGAACAAGTTAAAATCAAAATTCCACACGGCATTAAAGATGGAGAAAAATTACGCATACGTAATAAAGGAAAAACATTTAATAATCAAAGAGGGGATTTGATCTTAAAAGTTGAGCTTGAAAAAAGCAATGAGTATGAAAGAGAAGATGATGATTTGTATAAAAAGGTTGAAATTAGCTTAAAAACAGCACTTTTTGGTGATAAAATTAGCGTTAATACCCCAAGAAAAGAAGTTAAAATCACCATACCACCAAATTCAAAAAATAATCAAAAAATCAGACTAAAAGGCTATGGGGTACAAAATAGAAAAACAGATATTTATGGGGATATGTATTTAATTTTAAATGTTAAATTACCAGATACAAGCACCCTAGATCCTGAATTTTTAAAAATTTTAGAAGAAAAATTACCATAA
- a CDS encoding DegQ family serine endoprotease, giving the protein MKKTIVLSLALATSLFSASIDFKQADDNVKRSLPTDNQNTILSYHDSIQKVKNSVVNISTSKTVQSNSFGIDDFFNDPYFKQFFGFDFPQAPKSKKNKKEVVSSLGSGVIISSDGYIITNNHVIEGAEKITVNLPDTSTEYKAKLIGADPKTDLAVIKIEAKNLPAVVFADSDKLLEGDVVFALGNPFGVGSSVTSGIISALNKNNIGLNQYENFIQTDASINPGNSGGALVDSRGALVGINSAILSRSGGNNGIGFAIPSNMAKTIAKKLIENGKIERGYLGVVIGALTQDIKKAYTNQEGALITEVQKDSAAYNAGLKRGDLIIKVDKTLIKSPMDLKNYIGSIDPKQAIEVTYERDNKIKTVKFMLKTDEKSLQYEKGYIDGLKLIELDSKNKQQYRIPENISGILITEVTPKSKAEKIGFEQGDIIIGIDQYEVSNFKELSKALELNKGKEYVKIWINRGGMVRALLF; this is encoded by the coding sequence ATGAAAAAAACTATAGTTCTTTCTTTAGCATTAGCAACTAGTCTTTTCAGTGCTAGTATTGATTTTAAACAAGCAGATGATAATGTAAAAAGATCTTTACCAACTGATAATCAAAACACTATACTTTCATATCATGATTCTATACAAAAAGTTAAAAATTCAGTTGTTAATATCTCAACTTCTAAAACCGTTCAAAGTAATTCCTTTGGGATTGATGATTTTTTCAATGATCCTTATTTTAAACAATTTTTTGGTTTTGATTTTCCACAAGCTCCAAAAAGTAAAAAAAATAAAAAAGAAGTAGTAAGTTCACTTGGATCTGGTGTAATTATTTCAAGTGATGGTTATATTATAACAAATAATCATGTTATAGAAGGTGCTGAAAAAATTACTGTAAATTTACCTGATACAAGTACTGAATATAAAGCTAAATTAATTGGTGCTGATCCTAAAACAGATTTAGCAGTGATAAAAATAGAAGCAAAAAATTTACCTGCTGTGGTTTTTGCTGATTCGGATAAATTATTAGAAGGTGATGTAGTGTTTGCTCTAGGTAATCCTTTTGGAGTTGGAAGTAGTGTTACAAGTGGAATTATTTCAGCTTTAAATAAAAACAATATCGGCTTAAATCAATATGAAAATTTTATACAAACTGATGCTTCAATTAATCCAGGAAATTCAGGCGGGGCTTTAGTAGATAGCAGAGGAGCTTTAGTCGGGATAAACTCAGCTATACTTTCAAGAAGTGGTGGAAATAATGGAATAGGCTTTGCAATACCTTCAAATATGGCTAAAACCATAGCTAAAAAACTTATTGAAAATGGAAAAATAGAAAGAGGATACTTGGGTGTGGTTATAGGAGCTTTAACTCAAGATATTAAAAAAGCTTATACTAATCAAGAAGGAGCTTTAATAACAGAAGTTCAAAAAGACTCAGCAGCTTATAATGCGGGTTTAAAAAGAGGCGATTTGATCATAAAAGTGGATAAAACATTGATCAAAAGTCCAATGGATTTAAAAAATTATATAGGAAGTATTGATCCAAAACAAGCTATAGAGGTAACTTATGAAAGAGATAATAAAATCAAAACAGTTAAATTTATGCTAAAAACAGATGAAAAATCGCTACAATATGAAAAAGGTTATATTGATGGTCTAAAATTAATAGAACTTGATTCTAAAAATAAACAACAATACCGCATACCTGAAAATATTAGTGGTATTTTAATTACTGAAGTTACTCCAAAATCAAAAGCAGAAAAAATAGGCTTTGAGCAAGGTGATATCATTATAGGTATTGATCAATACGAAGTTTCAAATTTTAAAGAATTATCTAAGGCTTTAGAATTAAATAAAGGCAAAGAATATGTTAAAATTTGGATTAATAGAGGCGGCATGGTTAGAGCTTTACTTTTTTAA
- a CDS encoding response regulator transcription factor: protein MTNILMIEDDLELAEIIAEYLEQFDMKVDIAHEPYIGLSRLALNPYDLIILDLSLPGLDGLEVCEEIRKKYDTPIIISSARHDISDKVAALDLGADDYLPKPYNPQELQARIKSHLRRISTTKSAQTQVKKDLVYDKYKHTITMKDQEISFTNAEFDILSYLIKKEGGVVSREELVYNCSSISEDSSNKSIDVIISRIRQKIGDDPKTPKYIHSIRGIGYKLTQ, encoded by the coding sequence ATGACAAATATTTTAATGATAGAAGATGATTTAGAATTAGCTGAGATTATAGCTGAATATTTAGAGCAATTTGATATGAAAGTGGATATTGCTCATGAGCCTTATATAGGTCTTTCAAGACTTGCTTTAAATCCTTATGATTTAATCATTTTAGATTTAAGCTTACCTGGACTTGATGGTCTTGAAGTGTGTGAAGAAATTCGTAAAAAATACGATACTCCTATCATCATTTCAAGCGCAAGACATGATATTAGTGATAAGGTTGCAGCTCTTGATTTAGGAGCTGATGATTATTTACCAAAGCCATATAATCCTCAAGAGCTTCAAGCAAGAATTAAAAGCCATTTAAGAAGAATTTCAACTACCAAAAGTGCACAAACTCAAGTAAAAAAAGATCTTGTTTATGATAAATACAAACACACTATTACCATGAAAGATCAAGAAATCAGTTTTACTAATGCTGAGTTTGATATCTTAAGTTATTTAATCAAAAAAGAAGGTGGAGTGGTAAGCAGAGAAGAGCTTGTGTATAATTGTAGTTCAATTAGCGAAGATTCAAGCAATAAAAGTATAGATGTAATCATAAGTAGAATCAGGCAAAAAATCGGAGATGATCCTAAAACCCCAAAATACATTCATTCAATCAGAGGTATAGGATATAAATTAACCCAATGA